From the genome of Spinacia oleracea cultivar Varoflay chromosome 2, BTI_SOV_V1, whole genome shotgun sequence, one region includes:
- the LOC110790565 gene encoding uncharacterized protein, with the protein MGSLMAGWDCLAQDPKYVKLMRNKSLTKNGIEDYWKLKKKTEDEHLKAISPDLQERLFEECGSNELKRTNSLPIIGRKSGKLMLGKESDADPQHLKNGWWTRSNWAFLNEPPVIQGEVPNYKYASQYHIATLASTN; encoded by the exons ATGGGTTCTCTAATGGCAGGATGGGACTGCCTAGCCCAGGATCCAAAATATG TGAAGCTGATGAGAAATAAGTCATTAACCAAAAACGGGATTGAAGATTACTGGAAACTCAAGAAGAAAACAGAAGATGAACATCTTAAAGCCATTTCTCCTGACCTTCAA GAGAGATTATTTGAAGAATGTGGTTCAAATGAGCTCAAAAGAACGAATTCGTTACCAATTATTGGTAGAAAGAGTGGTAAACTGATGTTAGGCAAGGAGTCCGATGCGGATCCTCAACATCTTAAAAATGGCTG GTGGACAAGAAGCAATTGGGCATTCCTTAATGAGCCACCAGTAATACAAGGAGAAGTGCCTAATTATAAGTATGCCTCACAGTATCATATTGCCACCTTAGCCTCCACAAATTAA
- the LOC110790564 gene encoding putative pectinesterase 11: MGIIHGYLLMLVVAMGSMATTCNAERVWKRIITVDQSGKKGNYVKIQDAIDAVPSNNVHPVFIRVEPGIYKEKIHVPENKPLITLSGRNANTTVITWNDGGDIFKSPTLTVFASDFVGRYLTIQNTYGTTDKAVALRVTSEKAMFYACRIISYQDTLLDESGRHFYNNCYIEGATDFIFGNAASLFKQCHLRSTSEDNGAITAQRRTSEEENTGFYFVRCKITGVKRCVLGRPWGPYSRVVFSQTYMSSAVLPQGWDDWGKSSTHRTAYYGEYKCFGPGAKRTHRVGWSLSLSIQQASPYLTMNIMDANNWVMS, from the exons ATGGGAATTATTCATGGGTATTTGTTGATGTTAGTGGTTGCAATGGGCTCAATGGCTACAACTTGTAATGCTGAACGAGTTTGGAAGAGAATTATAACGGTTGATCAATCGGGGAAGAAGGGTAACTACGTGAAGATACAAGATGCAATTGATGCGGTTCCGTCTAACAATGTACATCCTGTTTTCATAAGGGTGGAGCCTGGAATTTACAAGGAGAAGATTCATGTACCTGAAAATAAACCCTTGATTACACTTAGTGGTAGAAATGCAAATACTACGGTTATCACTTGGAATGATGGTGGAGATATTTTCAAATCTCCTACTCTTACTGTTTTTGCTTCTGATTTTGTTGGACGTTACCTTACTATTCAG AATACATATGGTACAACAGACAAAGCCGTGGCATTAAGAGTAACAAGCGAAAAGGCTATGTTTTATGCATGTAGAATAATATCATACCAAGATACACTTCTAGATGAAAGTGGGAGACATTTCTACAACAATTGTTACATTGAAGGAGCAACtgacttcatttttggaaatGCAGCTTCTCTTTTTAAG CAATGTCATTTGCGATCAACTTCAGAGGACAACGGGGCGATAACAGCACAACGTAGAACATCGGAAGAAGAAAATACGGGATTTTATTTTGTGAGATGCAAAATAACTGGAGTCAAAAGATGCGTGTTAGGCAGACCATGGGGTCCTTATTCTAGAGTGGTTTTCTCACAAACTTATATGTCTAGTGCGGTTCTACCTCAAGGATGGGACGATTGGGGCAAATCATCTACGCACAG GACCGCGTATTATGGTGAATACAAGTGCTTTGGACCAGGGGCTAAAAGAACACATCGAGTTGGGTGGTCACTTAGCCTCTCTATTCAACAAGCCTCACCTTATTTGACTATGAATATCATGGATGCAAATAATTGGGTTATGTCTTAA
- the LOC110790562 gene encoding putative pectinesterase 11, with translation MAAQSSSYIPLIIIVAFCWFISNSNGRLLSEKLTWKRLITVDQSGEGNFITVQDAIDSVPSNNVDVTLILIKPGMYKEKVTVPEDKPFIILTGRNAENTTITWDDSGDIYTSPTLSVFASDFTARYLTIQNTYGAGAKAVALRVSSERAEFYACRITSYQDTLLDEGGSHFYSNCYIQGGTDFICGNAASLFQKCHIHSISDGNGAITAQRRMKPEEDTGFYFTDCRVTGIKSCTLGRPWGPYSRVVFVNSYMSNVVNPYGWDDWGKPSTHSSVYYGEHKCYGPGATRSKRVEWSQSLTNQEAATIFTKTTMISAKSWIIKP, from the exons ATGGCAGCTCAAAGCAGCTCTTATATTCCTTTGATCATCATCGTTGCATTTTGTTGGTTCATTAGCAACTCTAATGGTCGATTATTGTCGGAGAAATTAACGTGGAAACGACTTATAACCGTGGATCAGTCAGGGGAAGGCAATTTCATAACAGTGCAAGATGCAATCGATTCAGTTCCTTCTAACAATGTAGACGTTactcttattttaattaagccTGGAATGTACAAGGAAAAAGTTACCGTGCCTGAAGATAAGCCCTTCATAATACTTACTGGAAGAAATGCCGAAAATACTACTATTACATGGGATGATAGTGGAGATATTTACACGTCTCCTACTCTCTCTGTCTTTGCTTCTGATTTTACTGCTCGATACCTCACTatccag AATACATATGGGGCGGGTGCAAAAGCCGTGGCATTGAGGGTTTCAAGCGAAAGGGCAGAATTCTACGCATGTAGAATAACTTCATATCAAGACACACTTTTAGACGAGGGAGGAAGCCATTTTTATAGCAATTGTTATATTCAAGGAGGGACTGATTTCATTTGTGGCAATGCAGCCTCTCTATTCCAA AAATGTCATATACATTCGATATCAGATGGAAATGGAGCAATAACGGCACAACGAAGGATGAAACCAGAAGAAGACACGGGATTTTATTTCACGGATTGTAGGGTTACCGGAATCAAAAGTTGTACATTGGGAAGGCCATGGGGACCTTACTCTAGAGTTGTGTTCGTCAACAGTTACATGTCTAATGTTGTAAACCCTTATGGCTGGGATGATTGGGGAAAACCTTCCACACATAG TTCAGTGTATTATGGTGAACACAAATGTTATGGGCCAGGAGCAACAAGATCTAAAAGAGTTGAGTGGTCGCAAAGCCTCACAAATCAAGAAGCCGCTACCATTTTTACTAAGACGACCATGATTAGTGCCAAATCATGGATAATCAAGCCCTAA